The following proteins are co-located in the Vigna angularis cultivar LongXiaoDou No.4 chromosome 2, ASM1680809v1, whole genome shotgun sequence genome:
- the LOC108327177 gene encoding uncharacterized protein LOC108327177, translated as MYEAQVLLNGARTAGLALKKERDELQVKRNQVAAELEQSKKIVAALMKERDDLRVAAVEDREIREEMTEAIVVEHTRGFKKALRQVAYLLQVSTEGVAFDVRKDVYEGQMLPLSEIPEDAFLEAEDGVNDETAAVEEPNEVAAAEEPIVGAAGESCVGSPNIVID; from the coding sequence ATGTATGAGGCCCAAGTGCTGTTGAATGGCGCTCGCACAGCCGGCCTGGCTCTGAAGAAAGAACGGGATGAGCTTCAGGTAAAGCGCAACCAGGTGGCGGCCGAATTGGAACAGTCAAAGAAGATTGTGGCGGCGCTGATGAAAGAGAGGGATGACCTGCGTGTTGCGGCGGTCGAGGATCGAGAGATAAGAGAAGAAATGACTGAAGCCATAGTCGTGGAGCACACTAGAGGTTTCAAGAAAGCACTGAGGCAGGTCGCGTATCTTCTCCAAGTATCTACCGAGGGAGTGGCATTTGACGTGCGGAAGGATGTATATGAGGGTCAAATGCTACCCTTAAGTGAGATTCCGGAAGACGCTTTCTTGGAGGCTGAAGACGGTGTTAATGATGAAACGGCTGCTGTTGAAGAACCCAATGAAGTGGCCGCTGCGGAGGAACCAATTGTTGGAGCTGCTGGAGAATCCTGTGTCGGATCTCCAAACATTGTAATAGATtag
- the LOC108327178 gene encoding uncharacterized protein LOC108327178 yields MCLEGYKEGFLGSCRPFIGVDGCHLKTSYGGQLLVAVGRDPNDQYFPLAFAVVEIECKDTWMWFLTQLLDDIGGIDCQRWIFIVDQQKGLMLVVDDILNGVEHKLCLRHLYNNYKKKFGGGLLIRDLMMGAAKATYYKEWEKKMGELKNLNVDAFNWLMGIPTKSWCKHAFSAYLRCDVLINNLSESFNSTILLARDKPIISMMEWIRSYIMSRTCYAPIISPINGQQLWPTSDSPQLLPPIYKTPPGRPKKLRRREADEYVSHGKLSKTNIAIRCSSCNAYEHNVRTCKKSQKSKDKRGASTSTPGSASRRAASTGRGAASIAGRGASASASQAGRRSARDAGAGAASTSEVEGSATMREGGTRASSRVAGQILGSQASCN; encoded by the exons ATGTGTTTGGAGGGCTATAAGGAGGGGTTTTTAGGTAGTTGCAGACCATTTATTGGGGTAGATGGTTGTCACTTGAAGACAAGTTATGGAGGTCAGTTGTTAGTTGCAGTAGGAAGAGACCCGAATGACCAGTATTTCCCACTAGCTTTTGCTGTGGTAGAAATAGAATGCAAAGACACATGGATGTGGTTTTTGACACAGCTGCTTGATGATATTGGAGGCATAGATTGTCAAAGGTGGATCTTTATTGTGGATCAGCAAAAG GGATTAATGTTAGTTGTTGATGATATCTTGAATGGAGTGGAACACAAGTTGTGTTTACGCCATTTATAcaacaattacaagaaaaaatttgggGGAGGCCTGCTAATTAGAGACCTCATGATGGGGGCTGCGAAGGCAACATACTATAAGGAATGGGAGAAAAAAATGGGTGAGTTAAAAAATCTGAATGTTGATGCCTTTAATTGGTTAATGGGTATACCAACTAAAAGTTGGTGTAAGCATGCTTTTAGTGCTTATCTTAGGTGTGATGTGTTGATCAATAACTTGTCAGAATCATTTAATAGTACTATTTTATTGGCAAGGGACAAACCTATAATTTCAATGATGGAATGGATTAGATCATACATAATGAGTAG AACTTGTTATGCACCAATTATAAGTCCTATCAATGGACAACAACTTTGGCCTACATCTGACTCTCCACAACTACTACCTCCCATTTACAAAACACCTCCTGGGAGgccaaaaaaattaagaagacGAGAAGCTGATGAATATGTCAGCCATGGAAAATTGTCAAAGACCAATATTGCTATAAGATGTAGCAGTTGCAATGCATATGAACACAATGTAAGGACATGTAAAAAGAGCCAGAAAAGCAAG GACAAAAGGGGTGCTTCTACATCAACACCTGGATCTGCATCAAGAAGGGCTGCATCTACAGGAAGGGGGGCTGCATCAATTGCAGGAAGGGGGGCATCTGCATCTGCATCACAAGCTGGAAGGAGATCAGCCAGAGATGCAGGGGCTGGGGCTGCATCAACATCAGAAGTTGAAGGATCTGCAACTATGCGTGAAGGGGGAACAAGAGCATCCTCAAGAGTGGCTGGACAAATTCTAGGGTCTCAAGCAAGTTGTAATTGA